One Tachysurus vachellii isolate PV-2020 chromosome 8, HZAU_Pvac_v1, whole genome shotgun sequence genomic window carries:
- the LOC132849875 gene encoding transmembrane protein 50B-like, whose protein sequence is MAGFLDSFRWPECECIDWGEKRNTVASIVAGFLFFTGWWVIIDAAVHYPKPEDLNHAFHTCGVFSTLAFFMINAVSNAHIRGDAYEEGCFGHIGARVWLFIGFLIMFVSLIASVWILFGAYVAPGLPVYPGLCVFFQNLLIFFSSLIYKFGRTEELWG, encoded by the exons ATGGCCGGGTTTCTGGATAGCTTCCGCTGGCCGGAGTGTGAGTGCATCGACTGGGGAGAGAAGAGGAACACTGTGGCCTCCATCGTGGCTGGTtttctg ttTTTTACAGGATGGTGGGTTATAATCGATGCCGCTGTGCACTACCCAAAACCCGAGGATCTAAATCACGCTTTTCACACCTGTGGGGTTTTCTCTACATTGGCTTTTTTCAT gattAATGCTGTGTCAAACGCTCATATCCGTGGGGACGCGTATGAAGAGGGCTGCTTCGGACACATAG GTGCTCGTGTTTGGCTCTTTATCGGCTTCCTGATCATGTTCGTCTCTCTCATCGCCTCAGTCTGGATCTTGTTCGGAGCTTATGTTGCACCAG GACTTCCTGTGTATCCTGGACTGTGTGTCTTCTTCCAGAACTTGTTAATATTTTTCAG CTCTCTGATCTACAAGTTTGGACGAACTGAAGAATTATGGGGCTAA